In the genome of Triticum urartu cultivar G1812 chromosome 5, Tu2.1, whole genome shotgun sequence, one region contains:
- the LOC125510275 gene encoding enoyl-CoA hydratase 2, peroxisomal isoform X1: protein MATNERTVASVDPDVALAYRFPEVSFAYDERDVALYALGVGACGADAVDDKELHLVHHRDSQRHIKVLPTFVSLFPNKNSNGRGIVNVPGIHFDESLLLHGQQYIEIYKPIPSCASVVNKVKVAGLHDKGKATILEIETTTSLKDSGEVLCMNRSTIFLRGAGGFSDSSRPYSYTTYPANQISRISIPNSAPSAVHEDQTQQSQALLYRLSGDYNPLHSDPVVAQIAGFTRPILHGLCTLGFAARAVIKSFCNGDPAAVRNIFGRFLLHVYPGETLVTEMWVDGQRVQYQTKAKERDRAVLSGYVLLKHIPSSLSSHADNGGGRL, encoded by the exons ATGGCGACGAACGAGAGAACCGTCGCGTCCGTCGACCCCGACGTCGCGCTCGCCTACAGGTTCCCCGAG GTCTCCTTCGCCTACGACGAGAG GGACGTGGCGCTCTACGCGCTCGGCGTGGGGGCCTGCGGCGCGGACGCCGTCGACGACAAGGAGCTCCACCTCGTGCACCACAGGGACAGCCAGCGCCACATCAAG GTGCTTCCTACCTTTGTTTCTTTATTTCCTAACAAGAACAGCAATGGGCGTGGAATTGTTAATGTGCCTGGCATTCA CTTCGATGAAAGCCTTCTATTGCACGGTCAACAATACATAGAGATCTACAAGCCAATTCCTTCATGTGCCAGT GTTGTAAACAAGGTTAAGGTAGCTGGTTTGCACGACAAAG GGAAAGCAACAATTCTTGAGATTGAAACTACGACCAGTCTCAAGGATTCTGGCGAAGTGTTATGTATGAACAG GAGTACTATTTTCTTGCGTGGTGCGGGAGGTTTTTCGGACTCTTCCCGGCCATACTCGTATACAACTTATCCTGCCAACCAGATTTCTCGCATTTCCATTCCAAATTCCGCACCTTCCGCAGTGCATGAAGACCAGACACAACAATCCCAG GCACTCTTATACAGGTTATCTGGGGATTATAATCCTTTGCATTCAGACCCTGTGGTTGCACAGATTGCAGG ATTCACTCGTCCAATACTGCACGGCCTCTGCACTCTGGGGTTCGCGGCCAGGGCAGTCATCAAGTCTTTCTGCAACGGGGACCCAGCAGCGGTGCGGAACATCTTCGGCCGGTTCCTGCTGCACGTCTACCCCGGCGAAACGCTGGTCACCGAGATGTGGGTCGACGGCCAGAG GGTGCAGTACCAGACCAAGGCGAAAGAGCGTGACCGCGCCGTGCTTTCCGGATACGTGCTGCTCAAACACATCCCATCATCATT GTCTTCACATGCAGATAATGGAGGAGGCCGGCTGTAG
- the LOC125510274 gene encoding rop guanine nucleotide exchange factor 1 → MASASEDEAGSERCCGSYSPSADVSGSETSSDCSAPTRRFPFSSSSRGLASSSSSQLPTPSAAFHPSTPASDLSEIDMMKERFAKLLLGEDMSGSGKGVCTALAVSNAITNLSATVFGELWRLEPLAPARKAMWTREMDWLLSVADSIVELIPSLQELPDGGGQFEVMVPRPRSDLYMNLPALRKLDAMLLAMIDEFKETDFWYVDRGIVVDDGGGGPCPSSSSSSCGRPSSVRQEEKWWLPCPRVPPKGLPEEARRKLQQSRDCANQILKAAMAINSDVLAEMEIPEAYLESLPKSGRSCLGEIIYRYITAEQFSPECLLDCLDLSSEHHTLEVANRIEAAIHVWRLKGQKKTAPQAKSKKSWGGKVKGLVGDTKSQVLSQRADGLLQSLRLRHPGLPQTSLDMNKIQYNKDVGQSILESYSRVLESLAFNTIARIDDVIYVDDATKKSAAAETVSIFNRGTGAPVQKKISPSPFSIQHTPYASPFATPTFCSSTPVNGNSPGRAPQPPPSKKNPPAKPEIKVEKLFSGDVEKVWTYAGNLSARKEAGDAPERD, encoded by the exons ATGGCGAGCGCGTCGGAGGACGAGGCGGGCTCGGAGCGCTGCTGCGGCAGCTACAGCCccagcgccgacgtcagcggctcCGAGACCTCCAGCGACTGCTCCGCCCCGACCCGCCGcttccccttctcctcctcctcccgcggcctcgcctcctcctcctcctcgcagcTCCCCACCCCCTCGGCCGCCTTCCACCCCTCCACCCCCGCCTCTGACCTCTCCG AGATCGACATGATGAAGGAGCGCTTCGCCAAGCTGCTGCTGGGCGAGGACATGTCCGGCAGCGGCAAGGGCGTCTGCACCGCGCTCGCCGTCTCCAACGCCATCACCAACCTCTCCG CCACCGTGTTCGGCGAGCTGTGGCGGCTGGAGCCGCTGGCGCCGGCGAGGAAGGCCATGTGGACGCGCGAGATGGACTGGCTGCTCTCCGTCGCCGACTCCATCGTCGAGCTCATCCCCTCGCTCCAGGAGCTCCCCGACGGCGGCGGCCAGTTCGAGGTCATGGTGCCGCGCCCCCGCAGCGACCTCTACATGAACCTCCCCGCTCTCAGGAAGCTCGACGCCATGCTCCTCGCCATGATCGACGAGTTCAAGGAGACGGACTTCTGGTACGTCGACAGGGGCATCGTCGTCGACGACGGCGGCGGGGGGCCCTGCCCGtcctcctcgtcttcctcctgcGGGCGCCCGTCGTCGGTGCGGCAGGAGGAGAAGTGGTGGCTGCCCTGCCCGCGGGTGCCGCCCAAGGGGCTGCCCGAGGAGGCCCGGAGGAAGCTGCAGCAGAGCAGGGACTGCGCCAATCAGATTCTGAAGGCGGCCATGGCGATCAACAGCGACGTGCTTGCTGAGATGGAGATCCCGGAGGCGTACCTGGAGTCCTTGCCAAAG AGTGGCCGATCTTGCTTGGGTGAGATAATTTACCGGTACATAACGGCCGAACAATTCTCACCTGAATGCCTCCTGGACTGCTTGGACCTGTCATCGGAGCACCATACACTTGAAGTAGCAAACAGAATAGAGGCTGCCATCCATGTCTGGAGACTAAAGGGCCAAAAGAAAACGGCGCCTCAGGCAAAGTCAAAGAAATCTTGGGGTGGAAAAGTGAAGGGTCTTGTTGGAGATACAAAGAGCCAAGTGCTGTCCCAGAGAGCCGACGGTCTGCTACAGAGCTTAAGATTGCGACACCCTGGCTTGCCACAGACTTCCCTTGACATGAACAAGATCCAGTATAACAAG GATGTCGGCCAGTCCATACTTGAAAGTTACTCGAGGGTTCTGGAGAGCTTGGCGTTCAACACAATTGCGAGGATTGACGACGTGATCTACGTGGACGACGCCACGAAGAAGTCTGCCGCGGCGGAGACCGTTTCGATCTTCAACCGCGGCACGGGCGCACCAGTCCAGAAGAAGATCTCCCCAAGCCCATTCTCGATCCAGCACACGCCATACGCCTCCCCCTTCGCCACACCCACCTTCTGCTCCTCCACCCCAGTCAATGGCAACAGCCCCGGAAGAGCACCGCAGCCTCCACCGAGCAAAAAGAACCCGCCAGCGAAACCCGAGATCAAAGTCGAGAAGCTCTTCTCCGGTGATGTAGAGAAGGTGTGGACCTATGCCGGAAACCTGAGCGCGCGGAAAGAAGCCGGAGACGCTCCTGAAAGGGACTGA
- the LOC125510275 gene encoding enoyl-CoA hydratase 2, peroxisomal isoform X2, translating into MATNERTVASVDPDVALAYRFPEVSFAYDERDVALYALGVGACGADAVDDKELHLVHHRDSQRHIKVLPTFVSLFPNKNSNGRGIVNVPGIHFDESLLLHGQQYIEIYKPIPSCASVVNKVKVAGLHDKGKATILEIETTTSLKDSGEVLCMNRSTIFLRGAGGFSDSSRPYSYTTYPANQISRISIPNSAPSAVHEDQTQQSQALLYRLSGDYNPLHSDPVVAQIAGFTRPILHGLCTLGFAARAVIKSFCNGDPAAVRNIFGRFLLHVYPGETLVTEMWVDGQRVQYQTKAKERDRAVLSGYVLLKHIPSSL; encoded by the exons ATGGCGACGAACGAGAGAACCGTCGCGTCCGTCGACCCCGACGTCGCGCTCGCCTACAGGTTCCCCGAG GTCTCCTTCGCCTACGACGAGAG GGACGTGGCGCTCTACGCGCTCGGCGTGGGGGCCTGCGGCGCGGACGCCGTCGACGACAAGGAGCTCCACCTCGTGCACCACAGGGACAGCCAGCGCCACATCAAG GTGCTTCCTACCTTTGTTTCTTTATTTCCTAACAAGAACAGCAATGGGCGTGGAATTGTTAATGTGCCTGGCATTCA CTTCGATGAAAGCCTTCTATTGCACGGTCAACAATACATAGAGATCTACAAGCCAATTCCTTCATGTGCCAGT GTTGTAAACAAGGTTAAGGTAGCTGGTTTGCACGACAAAG GGAAAGCAACAATTCTTGAGATTGAAACTACGACCAGTCTCAAGGATTCTGGCGAAGTGTTATGTATGAACAG GAGTACTATTTTCTTGCGTGGTGCGGGAGGTTTTTCGGACTCTTCCCGGCCATACTCGTATACAACTTATCCTGCCAACCAGATTTCTCGCATTTCCATTCCAAATTCCGCACCTTCCGCAGTGCATGAAGACCAGACACAACAATCCCAG GCACTCTTATACAGGTTATCTGGGGATTATAATCCTTTGCATTCAGACCCTGTGGTTGCACAGATTGCAGG ATTCACTCGTCCAATACTGCACGGCCTCTGCACTCTGGGGTTCGCGGCCAGGGCAGTCATCAAGTCTTTCTGCAACGGGGACCCAGCAGCGGTGCGGAACATCTTCGGCCGGTTCCTGCTGCACGTCTACCCCGGCGAAACGCTGGTCACCGAGATGTGGGTCGACGGCCAGAG GGTGCAGTACCAGACCAAGGCGAAAGAGCGTGACCGCGCCGTGCTTTCCGGATACGTGCTGCTCAAACACATCCCATCATCATTGTAA
- the LOC125556525 gene encoding uncharacterized protein LOC125556525 gives MATAAKDAASAAEKKGAAVAVTQMKLLVDRRSRRVLYAEARKDAVDFLVGLLRVPAGLAARVIAKHAAGAADGAGDVHADEAHAAPGSLGTLYAGAKALGDEFFVAAAPDRDAVLCPAIPSAALALLLEGEPAAAAAATPPPATPAPPKRYFRCAGPYGTSCRGNPTCVTDVAGLPCPVCRQPMTVEMRWSPGDAHGKLAQAAAQEAAAAAAASAGAGGYVKEVVSYLVMDDLTVEPMSTISAIMLLKKFKVADCSALEELTVDLGHKEAVLLLKAALESKTALTDVFCGGVSIDRLE, from the coding sequence ATGGCGACGGCGGCCAAGGATGCGGCGTCCGCGGCGGAGAAGAagggggcggcggtggcggtgacgcAGATGAAGCTGCTGGTGGACAGGCGGTCGCGGCGGGTGCTGTACGCGGAGGCGCGCAAGGACGCCGTCGACTTCCTCGTCGGCCTCCTCCGCGTGCCCGCGGGCCTCGCCGCGCGCGTCATCGCCAAGCACGCCGCTGGCGCTGCAGATGGCGCCGGCGACGTTCACGCCGACGAAGCGCACGCCGCGCCGGGCTCCCTGGGCACGCTCTACGCCGGGGCCAAGGCACTGGGCGACGAGTTCTTCGTCGCCGCCGCGCCCGACCGCGACGCGGTCCTCTGCCCGGCGATCCCCTCGGCcgcgctcgcgctgctgctcgaGGGCGAGCCGGCTGCGGCGGCggccgccaccccgccgcccgcCACGCCCGCCCCGCCGAAGCGGTACTTCCGGTGCGCGGGCCCGTACGGGACGTCGTGCCGCGGGAACCCGACGTGCGTGACGGACGTGGCCGGCCTGCCGTGCCCGGTGTGCCGGCAGCCGATGACGGTGGAGATGCGGTGGAGCCCCGGGGACGCGCACGGCAAGCTGGCGCAGGCGGCGGcccaggaggcggcggcggcggcggcggcgtctgCAGGAGCAGGAGGGTACGTGAAGGAGGTGGTGAGCTACCTGGTGATGGACGACCTCACGGTGGAGCCCATGTCCACCATCTCCGCCATCATGCTGCTCAAGAAGTTCAAGGTCGCCGACTGCTCCGCCCTGGAGGAGCTCACCGTCGATCTCGGCCACAAGGAGGCCGTGCTTCTGCTCAAGGCCGCGCTCGAGTCCAAGACGGCGCTCACCGACGTCTTCTGCGGCGGCGTCTCCATTGACAGGCTCGAGTGA